CGGATCTCGGTCTGACGCACGCGCTCTACGGCGATGAGCGCTGGCTGGAGATCCTGGCGGACGAGCCGCTGCTGCTGCGCCAGCCGCTCGTCCGTAACGGCAGTCAGCTCACGATCGGCGAAGCGGAAGCGACGTGGAAGCAGTGGGCCGGCAAATGACCGGGTGACTCAGTCCACGTCGAAGAGGGCACCGAACTCCGCCGCACTCAACTTCACGCCCGTGAAGAACTCTCCGAACTCGCCGTATTTCGCGCTCGCCTCGTCGTAGCGCATCTCGGTCACGATGCGCTTGAACTCGAGCGGGTCCTTCGCAAAGAGCGTGACACCCCACTCCCAGTCGTCCAGACCGGTCGAGCCGGTGATCACCTGAAAAACGCGCCCTGCGTAGCGACGGCCGGTGAGGCCGTGCTCGCGCATGAGGCGGTTGCGTTCCGTCACGGGCAGAGAATACCAGTTGTCCGGGTGCACGCGGCGCTTGCTCATGGGATAGAAGCTCACGTACCGCATATCATCGGGCACGCGCGGGAAGAGGCGAGTCTCCACGTGCGGGCTCGCGCGTTCCGCGGCGGCAGCTTCCTCGAGTAGCCGATCGAATTCCTTCGATAGCGGCTTCGCCTCGGCGGCCGCTTCGGCAGTGGCATGGTAGAGGCCCGCTTCGGTGATGGACGTGTAGTCGTGCTCGAGGCGGAGCGCAGCACCCGGCCGCGAGCGCCGCAGCCGCATGTCGACGCGCGCGAGGTCATCGAGCGTCTCGCGGAAATGAACGAACATCACGTCCGCCATACCACCCACCAGCTGGTAAACGCCGCTCCACCCTGACTCCGACGGCGTACTGATGGCCGCGATGAGGTCGGTCGCCGCAGACCGCATGTTCGCCCGCTCCACCGCCGGCATGGCCCGCACGGCCACCCAGTCGATGGCCATCATCTGATGAAGGGCATACCATCCCTCGAGGGTGGCAGGTGCCAGTTCCGACATCTGTGTGCCTTCCTTAATGCTGTTTCACTGCGCCGCAATTGATACCCGCGCCGCCGCTGCGGCAAGTCGACCGGGCCCGGCGCGCCATGATGATCGACCGGAGCCGCGACACTGGAAGCCGACGTTTTTAACCGGTGCCCGGTAATTTGTGTCACGGACGGAGCCGCCGTGCCACCGCGGCGGCGGGCCGGCGCCAGCATTTTCAAGGGCTTGCAGCGCGCTGGCCGTGCGGCCGCACCTTTGCGAGGTTGGCGAGCCGTCCCGCCTCTCCCCGCGGGCACATCAACGTCCACGGGCAGCCGGAAGAAACCACCTTGTCGCTGAAGACGCTCTTCACGCTGATCGCGCCCGGTGCGGTGACGCTCACCGCGGCCGGCATGCTGCTCGTGTTCATGCCGACAGCTGATGTGCTGGGACAGGCATCGCGCGGCTACCCTCTGGTGGCGCTCGCAGTCGCAGTCCTCCTCGCGTGGCGGATGCATCGCAGCCGCGTGCTGCTGACCGCACTGCTGCTGCTGGCAGCGCAAGGCGTACTGCATGAGCGGACGTTCGGTGACCACCTGGCCGTGACGACGCTCACGGCCACGCTCCTGCCGGTGCTCGTGGCGGTGCTCGCGCTCTCCACGGACCGGAACGTCGCGGGCCGGCACGTGGCGGTGCAGACGCTGCTGCTCGTCATGACGGCGGGCGGCGCGACGGCCGCACTGATCGCGGCGCCGGCCGAAACGCGTTACTTCCTGACATACCCCTTCATCGATCCGATCTACACGAGCTGGACGGGGCTCGAGCAGGTCGCGCTCGCGGCTGCGCTCACCGGGCTCGGCACGCTCGCGGCGATTGCGCTGTTTCGCGAGAAGGCGACGGACGCAGGGCTGGGATGGGCCGCGCTCGCCGGTGTGCTCGCAATGGCGCAGCCCGCGGGCACGACGGGACGCGGTATCTGGATGCTCGCGGCCGGGCTGGTGCTGATCATCACGCTCGTGGAAGCGTCGTACATGATGGCGTTCCATGACGAGCTGACAGGGCTGCCGGCGCGGCGCGTGCTGTCGCAGACGCTGTCGGCGCTGCGACCGCCCTACACCGTCGCGATCGTCGATGTGGATCATTTCAAGTCGTTCAACGACCGCTATGGCCACGACGTAGGCGACGAAGTGCTGCGCATGGTGGCGAGCCGGCTCGCGGCGGTCACCGGCGGTGGCCGCGCCTACCGCTCGGGCGGCGAGGAATTCACGATCGTGTTTCCCGGCAGGACGAAGGCGGAAGCGCTGCCGCACGTCGAGGAGGTGCGCGAGGCGGTGGCGGGCGCGAAGTTCACGCTGCGCCGGCAGCCACGGCCGACCAAAGCCGAGGGGGAGCGGCGACGCGGCACGCGCAGGAGCGACGAGCGCCGTATCGGCGTCACCATCAGTGTCGGGCTCGCCGGCGTCGACGGCCGCAATCCGACGACGGACGCCGTTGTGAAGGCAGCCGACAAGGCCATGTACCGCGCGAAAAAGAACGGCAGGAACCGGGTCGTGGCGTAAAGGTCCACGAACTCAGCTCATCATCTCGTACAGGCCGCGCGCGCCGGCTGAATCGGGAAAGACGCGGTCCGCCTGCGCGGCCGTCAGGTCGAACGTGCCGGCGACCGCACCCTTCAGGACGGCGCGCGTATCCAGCGTGGGCTTCAGGTCGCGCCCCTCGTAGAGCGCCTGGGACGCGAGACCTGGCCAGTCGGAGAGAATGGCGGAGCGCGCGAGCCGGGGCCCCAGCACGAAGCCGGCGCCCGCGGTCCCGTGGTCGGTGCCGCGCGTGCCGTTCGGGCGCGCCGTGCGACCGAACTCGGTCATCACGACCACCGTCGTATCGCGCCACGACGATTCCATCTCCTCCCGGAACGCCACCAGGCCGTCGGCGAGCTGAGCGAGCAGCCGATCGAGCGCTCCTCCCGCCACGCCCTGATTGGCGTGCGTGTCCCATCCGCTGAACTCGACCGCCGCGACGTTGGGGCCCGTGCTCTGCCGGAGGATGCGCGCAGCCGCGCGCATGAGCGGCACGATGCCGGCACGG
The genomic region above belongs to Longimicrobiales bacterium and contains:
- a CDS encoding GGDEF domain-containing protein, translating into MSLKTLFTLIAPGAVTLTAAGMLLVFMPTADVLGQASRGYPLVALAVAVLLAWRMHRSRVLLTALLLLAAQGVLHERTFGDHLAVTTLTATLLPVLVAVLALSTDRNVAGRHVAVQTLLLVMTAGGATAALIAAPAETRYFLTYPFIDPIYTSWTGLEQVALAAALTGLGTLAAIALFREKATDAGLGWAALAGVLAMAQPAGTTGRGIWMLAAGLVLIITLVEASYMMAFHDELTGLPARRVLSQTLSALRPPYTVAIVDVDHFKSFNDRYGHDVGDEVLRMVASRLAAVTGGGRAYRSGGEEFTIVFPGRTKAEALPHVEEVREAVAGAKFTLRRQPRPTKAEGERRRGTRRSDERRIGVTISVGLAGVDGRNPTTDAVVKAADKAMYRAKKNGRNRVVA
- the hemQ gene encoding hydrogen peroxide-dependent heme synthase; protein product: MSELAPATLEGWYALHQMMAIDWVAVRAMPAVERANMRSAATDLIAAISTPSESGWSGVYQLVGGMADVMFVHFRETLDDLARVDMRLRRSRPGAALRLEHDYTSITEAGLYHATAEAAAEAKPLSKEFDRLLEEAAAAERASPHVETRLFPRVPDDMRYVSFYPMSKRRVHPDNWYSLPVTERNRLMREHGLTGRRYAGRVFQVITGSTGLDDWEWGVTLFAKDPLEFKRIVTEMRYDEASAKYGEFGEFFTGVKLSAAEFGALFDVD